The Haemorhous mexicanus isolate bHaeMex1 chromosome 26, bHaeMex1.pri, whole genome shotgun sequence genome includes a region encoding these proteins:
- the LOC132338506 gene encoding LOW QUALITY PROTEIN: UDP-glucuronosyltransferase 1-6-like (The sequence of the model RefSeq protein was modified relative to this genomic sequence to represent the inferred CDS: inserted 5 bases in 3 codons), translating into MHPVGEKLQQKGHEVVVLVHSTSLYMKSEEPQNYTVQAYPIPYTEEYLGEMLMAFVSAHFIEQSVWNVVLTSYQSTIEISSVFFTNCKSLLQNEELMQDLKXSKFHVLFTDPILMCGPLVAEYPSLPSFYFLRGFPCGMDSAAAQCPSPPSYVPRLFLDNSDSMTFSQRVKNMLVNLLELFYCKPIYDNFEELAYEVLKKKGTVTELLSCGSFWLMRXGFVFEFLRPVMPNMXFIGGINCVQKEKLSQVQNFLLVFYGKGKV; encoded by the exons ATGCACCCGGTAGGGGAGAAACTGCAGCAAAAGGGACACGAGGTTGTTGTGCTTGTACACTCCACCAGTCTGTATATGAAGTCAGAGGAGCCTCAGAATTACACAGTCCAAGCCTATCCAATCCCTTACACCGAGGAATACTTGGGTGAAATGCTCATGGCCTTTGTTAGTGCCCATTTTATTGAACAGTCTGTTTGGAATGTTGTTCTGACCTCGTATCAAAGCACAATAGAAATCTCCTCAGTCTTCTTCACCAACTGTAAGAGCCTCCTGCAGAACGAGGAGCTGATGCAGGATCTGAA GAGCAAATTCCACGTGCTTTTCACAGACCCCATCCTGATGTGTGGGCCCCTGGTGGCTGAGtatccttcccttccttccttctactTCCTGCGGGGCTTTCCCTGTGGAATggattctgctgctgcccagtgcccaAGCCCTCCTTCCTATGTCCCCAGGTTATTCTTGGATAATTCAGACAGCATGACGTTTTCCCAGCGGGTGAAGAACATGCTGGTCAATCTGCTGGAGCTGTTCTACTGTAAGCCCATCTATGATAACTTTGAAGAGCTTGCATATGAggttttgaaaaagaaagggacAGTGACAGAACTGCTGAGCTGTGGATCCTTCTGGCTGATGAG TGGTTTTGTCTTTGAGTTCCTGAGACCAGTGATGCCAAACA GCTTTATTGGAGGCATTAACTGTgttcagaaggaaaaactgTCTCAGGTACAAAactttcttttggttttctatGGAAAAGGCAAAGTATAA
- the LOC132338507 gene encoding UDP-glucuronosyltransferase 1A3-like: protein MALRLCSAWISILLLLPSLSDGGKLLVVPMVGSHWLSMQEVVEKLSERGHEVVVLVPEVSWQMKTTQAYKVVTHPVSQPLEELDNAFQEYVAVHLTPKPFPLNALALFNASVHVFSTFFGQCKDLFRSQETLKFLNQSGFDAILTDPLFMCGPILAHHLSLPFVFFMRGFGCNLHFAAPQCPSPLSYIPRLFSFNSDHMTFFQRVENTLISLLELDYCNIYYAEALKLSSEVLQRDVSLMDLVNSAAIWILRFDFVFEYVRPVMPNMVFVGGINCAKKKPLPKRVKNLLFDIPDGFLCDFAFGPYSKLASEFLQREVTVLDLLRKGSVWLLRLDFVLDYPRPLMPNIIPIGGVNCAHKELPQAVVPSAFEMVLR, encoded by the exons ATGGCTTTGAGGCTTTGCTCTGCCTGGatttccatcctcctcctcctgcccagcctctcGGATGGAGGGAAGCTCCTGGTGGTGCCCATGGTGGGAAGCCACTGGCTGAGCATGCAGGAAGTGGTGGAGAAGCTGAGCGAGAGAGGACACGAGGTGGTGGTGCTGGTTCCTGAGGTGAGCTGGCAGATGAAGACCACGCAGGCCTACAAGGTGGTCACGCACCCGGTGAGCCAGCCCCTGGAAGAGCTGGATAATGCCTTCCAGGAATACGTCGCCGTGCACCTGACTCCAAAGCCTTTCCCCCTCAATGCCCTGGCGTTGTTCAACGCCTCTGTGCATGTTTTCAGCACCTTCTTTGGGCAATGCAAGGACCTGTTCCGCAGCCAGGAGACCCTGAAGTTCCTCAACCAAAGCGGCTTTGATGCCATCCTGACAGATCCTCTCTTCATGTGTGGGCCCATCCTGGCCCATcatctctctcttccctttgtGTTCTTCATGAGGGGATTTGGTTGCAACCTTCACTTTGCAGCCCCACAGTGCCCAAGCCCTCTGTCCTACATCCCAAGGCTCTTCAGCTTCAACTCAGACCACATGACTTTTTTCCAGAGGGTTGAAAACACCCTGATTTCCCTCCTGGAGCTTGATTACTGCAACATTTACTATGCAGAAGCACTTAAGCTTTCCTCAGAAGTTCTTCAGAGGGATGTGTCTCTGATGGACCTTGTGAATTCTGCTGCCATTTGGATCCTGAGGTTTGACTTTGTGTTTGAGTACGTCAGGCCAGTGATGCCCAACATGGTCTTTGTTGGGGGGATCAACTGTGCTAAGAAGAAACCACTGCCTAAG CGAGTGAAGAATCTGCTCTTTGACATCCCAGATGGTTTCCTCTGTGATTTTGCCTTTGGACCCTACTCAAAACTGGCTTCAGAGTTCCTGCAGCGGGAGGTGACTGTGCTGGATCTCTTACGGAAGGGCTCTGTTTGGCTCCTGAGGTTAGATTTTGTACTCGACTACCCAAGGCCTTTGATGCCCAACATCATTCCAATTGGTGGAGTAAACTGTGCTCACAAGGAGCTGCCTCAG GCAGTTGTTCCTTCTGCCTTTGAAATGGTACTCAGATGA
- the LOC132338505 gene encoding UDP-glucuronosyltransferase 1-6-like, producing the protein MALRLCSAWISILLLLPSLSDGGKLLVVPMVGSHWLSMQEVVEKLSERGHEVVVLVPEVSWQMKTTQAYKVVTHPVSQPLEELDNAFQEYVAVHLTPKPFPLNALAMFNASVHVFSTFFGQCKDLFRSQETLRFLNQSGFDAILTDPAFMCGPILAHHLSLPFVFFMRGFGCNLHFAAPQCPSPLSYIPRLFSFNSDHMTFSQRVENTLISLLELDYCNGFYAEALKLSSEVLQRDVSLMDLVNSAAIWILRFDFVFEYVRPVMPNMVFVGGINCAKKKPLPKVPGYFSS; encoded by the exons ATGGCTTTGAGACTTTGCTCTGCCTGGatttccatcctcctcctcctgcccagcctctcGGATGGAGGGAAGCTCCTGGTGGTGCCCATGGTGGGAAGCCACTGGCTGAGCATGCAGGAAGTGGTGGAGAAGCTGAGCGAGAGAGGACACGAGGTGGTGGTGCTGGTTCCTGAGGTGAGCTGGCAGATGAAGACCACGCAGGCCTACAAGGTGGTCACGCACCCGGTGAGCCAACCCCTGGAAGAGCTGGATAACGCCTTCCAGGAATACGTCGCCGTGCACCTGACACCAAAGCCTTTCCCCCTCAATGCCCTGGCGATGTTCAACGCCTCTGTGCATGTTTTCAGCACCTTCTTTGGGCAGTGCAAGGACCTGTTCCGCAGCCAGGAGACCCTGAGGTTCCTCAACCAAAGCGGCTTTGATGCCATCCTGACAGATCCAGCCTTCATGTGTGGGCCCATCCTGGCCCACcatctctctcttccctttgtGTTCTTCATGAGGGGATTTGGTTGCAACCTTCACTTTGCAGCCCCACAGTGCCCAAGCCCTCTGTCCTACATCCCAAGACTCTTCAGCTTCAACTCAGACCACATGACTTTTTCCCAGAGGGTTGAAAACACCCTGATTTCCCTCCTGGAGCTTGATTACTGCAACGGCTTCTATGCAGAAGCACTTAAGCTTTCCTCAGAAGTTCTTCAGAGGGATGTGTCTCTGATGGACCTTGTGAATTCTGCTGCCATTTGGATCCTGAGGTTTGACTTTGTGTTTGAGTACGTCAGGCCAGTGATGCCCAACATGGTCTTTGTTGGGGGGATCAACTGTGCTAAGAAGAAACCACTGCCTAAG GTACCTGGATACTTCTCCTCCTGA
- the LOC132338493 gene encoding UDP-glucuronosyltransferase 1A1-like, translating to MSSEVALKCRASTRAAVLLLRALVLLGISFPGSTHHIPAGMALHLWGPSPPAVLLLLSLLGLAAAGKLLVTSVDGSPWFSIWEGLDMLRQKGHEVVVVVPEVSVNVKTSENFLVKKYPVSFTQEDMDNAVKTMFHIIFEDGSFLERYFKVVENMKIISDYIVSSCEQLLQNKELIRYLEESKFDAILTDPAIPCGVILAEHLSLPSVYFLRSIPCGFDSEATQCPNPPSYVPRMFSDLTDQMTFFQRVKNLLFDTQNLFLCDFAFEPYSKLASEFLQREVTVHDLFWKGSVWLLRVEFVLDYPRPLMPNMIPIGGVNCAHKELPQLLVVPVDGSHWLSMREVVDMLRQKGHEVVVVAPEVSLHIKPSKNFVMKMYLVPYKQDDLDNAFKASVLYPLTSKVCSAFAVLISRIQSHFV from the exons ATGTCCAGTGAG GTTGCTTTAAAGTGCAGAGCAagcaccagagctgctgtgctgctgctgagggctctggtgctgttggggatttcctttcctggaagcACTCAccacatccctgcaggaatggCACTGCACCTCTGGGGGCCTTCTCcaccagctgtgctcctgctcctgtccctgctgggtctggctgctgctgggaagctcCTGGTGACATCGGTGGATGGGAGCCCCTGGTTCAGCATATGGGAGGGCCTGGACATGCTGAGGCAGAAGGGACACGAGGTGGTCGTGGTGGTACCTGAAGTCTCCGTGAACGTCAAAACATCAGAGAACTTTCTGGTGAAAAAGTACCCAGTCTCTTTCACACAGGAAGATATGGACAATGCAGTCAAAACAATGTTTCATATCATATTTGAAGATGGATCTTTTCTGGAAAGATATTTTAAAGTagtggaaaatatgaaaataatctCTGATTATATTGTCTCCAGCTGTGAACAGCTCTTGCAAAACAAGGAGCTCATCAGGTACCTTGAGGAGAGCAAGTTTGATGCCATCCTTACAGACCCTGCAATACCTTGTGGGGTGATCCTGGCAGAGCACCTTTCACTGCCTTCTGTCTATTTCTTACGATCAATCCCGTGTGGGTTTGATTCTGAAGCCACTCAGTGTCCCAATCCCCCTTCCTACGTGCCCAGGATGTTTTCAGACCTGACAGACCAAATGACCTTTTTCCAGCGGGTGAAGAATCTTCTCTTTGACACCCAAAACCTTTTCCTCTGTGATTTTGCCTTTGAACCCTACTCAAAACTGGCTTCAGAATTTCTGCAGCGCGAGGTGACTGTGCACGATCTCTTCTGGAAGGGCTCTGTTTGGCTCCTGAGGGTGGAATTTGTGCTAGACTACCCCAGACCCTTGATGCCCAACATGATTCCCATTGGAGGAGTAAACTGTGCTCACAAGGAGCTGCCTCAG ctcCTGGTGGTGCCAGTGGATGGGAGCCACTGGCTGAGCATGCGAGAGGTGGTGGACATGCTGAGGCAGAAGGGACACGAGGTGGTCGTGGTGGCACCTGAAGTCTCCTTGCACATCAAACCATCAAAGAACTTTGTGATGAAAATGTACCTGGTCCCCTACAAACAAGACGACTTAGATAATGCATTCAAG GCATCAGTCCTGTACCCTCTCACCTCTAAAGTGtgctctgcctttgctgttTTGATTTCACGTATTCAGAGCCATTTTGTATGA
- the LOC132338552 gene encoding UDP-glucuronosyltransferase 1A1-like: MTPGFSAAPPVVLLLLSLLGLAAAGKLLVVPVDGSHWLSMQEVVDMLRQKGHEVVVVAPEVTMRIKPSKNFVMKMYSVPYTQEDLKNQFQAFFHFSFEEGSFLERFVKAYQGVKRITNFGVTSCGHLLQNKELIRYLEESKFDAILTDPVLLCGAILAKHLSLPAVYFLRGIPCGLDFDATQCPRPSSYVPRGFTQFTDRMSFLQRVKNLLHDISDIFLCDFAFEPYSKLASEFLQQDVTVQDLLRQASVWLLRSDFVLEYPRPLMPNVIPIGGVNCAHKELPQVGHTVLIHAMIGFFVREEGFFLCSRH; encoded by the coding sequence ATGACCCCGGGGTTCAGTGCTGCTCCACCAGTTGTGcttctgctcctgtccctgctgggtctggctgctgctgggaagctcCTGGTGGTGCCGGTGGATGGGAGCCACTGGCTGAGCATGCAGGAAGTGGTGGACATGCTGAGGCAGAAGGGACATGAGGTGGTTGTGGTGGCACCTGAAGTCACTATGCGAATCAAACCTTCGAAAAACTTTGTGATGAAAATGTACTCGGTCCCCTATACACAGGAAGATTTGAAGAATCAATTCCaggcattttttcatttttcatttgaagaaggATCTTTTCTGGAAAGATTTGTTAAAGCGTACCAAGGTGTCAAAAGAATCACTAACTTTGGGGTCACCAGTTGTGGACATCTCCTGCAAAACAAGGAGCTCATCAGGTACCTTGAGGAGAGCAAGTTTGATGCCATCCTTACAGACCCTGTCCTACTGTGTGGGGCAATCCTGGCAAAGCATCTTTCCCTGCCTGCCGTGTATTTCTTACGAGGAATCCCATGTGGGTTAGATTTTGATGCTACTCAGTGTCCCAGGCCCTCATCCTATGTCCCCAGGGGATTTACACAATTTACAGACCGCATGTCCTTTCTCCAGCGGGTGAAGAATCTACTTCACGATATCTCAGATATTTTCCTCTGTGATTTTGCCTTTGAACCCTACTCAAAACTGGCTTCCGAGTTCCTGCAGCAAGACGTGACTGTGCAGGATCTCTTACGCCAGGCTTCAGTCTGGCTCCTGAGGTCAGATTTTGTTCTAGAGTATCCAAGACCCTTGATGCCCAATGTCATTCCAATTGGAGGAGTAAACTGTGCTCACAAGGAGCTGCCTCAGGTGGGTCACACTGTTTTAATTCATGCTATGATTGGTTTCTTTGTTCGGgaggagggattttttttatgcAGTAGGCACTGA
- the LOC132338551 gene encoding UDP-glucuronosyltransferase 1A1-like encodes MTQNGRRVKRAGVGCGCISWQSSPGLSGARLPLCTALTMLVALLLPFLCLLSPAAAGRLLVIPMEGSHWLSMKKVLMELSKRGHQVVVIAPDNKILIDSSDVYELKTYPVPVTKEDMEEQLRYFSARVFSQDPFLVRFWKRLEDYRKSGTTFQSSCKSLLYNQELLKYIGEGHFDALLTDPVSPCGQIIALHFSIPSVFFLRMVPCALEVRAAQGPDPPSYVPRMFSENTDHMTFSQRVKNFLIALSESFICNIAYSPFEELASEFLQKPTTMTEILSHGSVWLRRIDFVFEYPMPVMPNMVFIGGIHCEKNKKPLSQVSGLLGEVVAITHTCMVQVRYLRGMYLSFFLEGD; translated from the coding sequence ATGACCCAAAATGGGAGGAGAGTCAAAAGGGCAGGAGTGGGATGCGGCTGCATAAGCTGGCAGAGCAGTCCTGGCCTCTCTGGTGCCAGGCTTCcactctgcacagccctgaccatgctggtggcactgcttCTGCCCTTCCTGTGTCTCCTGAGCCCGGCTGCCGCTGGGAGGCTGCTGGTGATCCCCATGGAGGGCAGCCACTGGCTCAGCATGAAAAAAGTGCTGATGGAGCTGAGCAAGAGAGGGCACCAAGTCGTGGTCATCGCACCGGACAACAAAATCCTGATCGATTCCTCAGATGTCTACGAACTGAAAACCTACCCTGTGCCAGTGACGAAGGAAGACATGGAAGAACAGTTACGCTACTTCAGTGCAAGAGTTTTCAGCCAAGATCCTTTCCTGGTGAGGTTCTGGAAGCGTTTGGAAGATTACCGGAAGAGCGGGACCACGTTTCAATCTTCGTGCAAGTCCTTGCTGTATAACCAAGAGCTGTTGAAGTACATTGGAGAGGGTCACTTTGATGCCCTGCTCACGGATCCAGTGTCGCCGTGTGGGCAGATCATTGCCCTGCACTTCTCCATCCCCAGTGTTTTCTTCCTGCGGATGGTTCCGTGTGCCCTGGAGGTTCGCGCGGCTCAGGGCCCGGACCCGCCGTCCTACGTCCCACGCATGTTCTCGGAAAACACCGACCACATGACCTTCTCCCAGAGGGTCAAGAACTTCCTGATTGCCCTTTCCGAGTCCTTCATCTGCAATATTGCCTATTCTCCGTTTGAGGAGCTGGCCTCAGAGTTCCTCCAGAAACCCACAACAATGACGGAGATTTTAAGTCATGGATCCGTCTGGCTGAGGAGAATTGACTTTGTCTTTGAGTATCCCATGCCTGTCATGCCCAACATGGTTTTCATCGGAGGCATCCACTGTGAAAAGAACAAGAAGCCCTTATCTCAGGTCAGTGGGTTGCTGGGAGAGGTTGTGGCAATCACACACACCTGCATGGTCCAAGTGAGGTATTTGAGAGGGATGTATCTTAGCTTTTTCTTGGAGGGAGACTGA
- the LOC132338509 gene encoding LOW QUALITY PROTEIN: UDP-glucuronosyltransferase 1A1-like (The sequence of the model RefSeq protein was modified relative to this genomic sequence to represent the inferred CDS: deleted 2 bases in 1 codon; substituted 2 bases at 2 genomic stop codons) translates to MAPGLSAAPPVVLLLLSLLGLAAAGKLLVVPVDGSHWLSMREVVDMLRQKGHEVVVVAPEVTLHIKPSNNFVMKMYSVSYTKEALEKAFQAFFHSSFEEGWILKRLLKGYKGMKALTDCWVTSCVRLLQNKELIRYLEESKFDAILTDPVATCGMILAEHLSLPSVYFLRGVPCGLDLDARLCPNPPSYVPRVFTDLTDRMSFLQRVKNLLFEIPNGFLCDFVFXHYSKLAXEFLQREVTLQDPLRKGSVWLLRMEFVLDYPRPLMPNMIPIGGVNCAHKGLPQVGHTLFLIHSLIDSVFRRVEFCVVIEIRFPISGE, encoded by the exons ATGGCCCCGGGGCTCAGTGCTGCTCCACCAGTTGTGcttctgctcctgtccctgctgggtctggctgctgctgggaagctcCTGGTGGTGCCAGTGGATGGGAGCCACTGGCTGAGCATGCGGGAGGTGGTGGACATGCTGAGGCAGAAGGGACACGAGGTGGTCGTGGTGGCACCTGAAGTGACTTTGCACATCAAACCATCAAATAACTTTGTTATGAAAATGTACTCGGTCTCCTACACAAAGGAAGCATTGGAGAAAGCATTCCAGGCCTTTTTTCATAGTTCCTTTGAAGAAGGTTGGATTTTGAAGAGATTACTGAAAGGGTACAAGGGTATGAAAGCCCTCACTGACTGTTGGGTCACCAGCTGTGTGCGGCTGCTGCAGAACAAGGAGCTCATCAGGTACCTTGAGGAGAGCAAGTTTGATGCCATCCTTACAGACCCTGTGGCAACTTGTGGGATGATCCTGGCTGAGcatctttcccttccttctgtgTATTTCTTACGAGGAGTCCCGTGTGGGTTAGACTTAGATGCCAGGCTGTGTCCCAATCCTCCTTCCTATGTGCCCAGGGTATTTACTGACCTTACAGACCGCATGTCCTTTCTGCAGCGAGTGAAGAATCTGCTCTTTGAAATTCCAAATGGTTTCCTCTGTGATTTTGTCTTTTAACACTACTCA AAACTGGCTTAAGAGTTCCTGCAGCGGGAGGTGACTTTGCAGGATCCCTTACGGAAGGGCTCTGTTTGGCTCTTGAGGATGGAATTTGTGCTAGACTACCCCAGACCCTTGATGCCCAACATGATTCCCATTGGAGGAGTAAACTGTGCTCACAAGGGTCTGCCTCAGGTGGGTCACactctttttttaatccattccTTGATTGATTCTGTGTTCAGGAGGGTGGAGTTCTGTGTTGTGATAGAAATCAGGTTCCCAATTTCTGGCGAGTGA
- the LOC132338492 gene encoding UDP-glucuronosyltransferase 1A1-like encodes MALGLSAAPPAVLLLLSLLGLAAAGKLLVVPVDGSHWLSMRELLDMLQRKGHEVVVVAPEVSLHIKPSKTFVMKMYPVSFTQEELDTVFKGSVMDLFKGGPFLERVIRQYQQAKKTSALFLATCTHLIHNKELIRYLEESKFDAVLTDPILPCGAILAEYLSLPSVYFLQQIPCGLEYQATQCPNPPSYVPRVFTDLTDHMTFLQRVKNMLYDLPNFFLCDVVFQPYAELASEFLKQEVTVPDLLRQASIWLMKLDFVLHFPKPLMPNMVLISGVNCAYKKLNQVGHALLSLLVLAGFRNLWEAETQLSLQRRISNCWCFAGRCWFWFV; translated from the coding sequence ATGGCCCTGGGGCTCAgtgctgctccaccagctgttcttctgctcctgtccctgctgggtctggctgctgctgggaagctcCTGGTGGTGCCAGTGGACGGGAGCCACTGGCTGAGCATGCGGGAGTtgctggacatgctccagcgGAAGGGACACGAGGTGGTCGTGGTGGCACCGGAGGTCTCCTTGCACATCAAACCATCAAAGACCTTTGTGATGAAAATGTATCCGGTCTCCTTCACTCAGGAAGAGCTGGATACAGTTTTCAAAGGATCAGTAATGGATTTATTTAAAGGAGGACCTTTTCTGGAAAGAGTTATTAGACAGTACCAACAGGCAAAGAAGACCTCTGCTCTGTTCCTGGCCACCTGCACACACTTAATCCACAACAAGGAGCTCATCAGGTACCTTGAGGAGAGCAAGTTTGATGCCGTCCTCACAGATCCTATCCTCCCCTGTGGGGCAATACTGGCCGAGTATCTTTCCCTGCCTTCCGTGTATTTCCTGCAGCAAATTCCATGTGGTTTGGAGTATCAGGCCACCCAGTGCCCCAATCCCCCTTCCTATGTCCCCAGAGTATTTACAGACCTTACAGACCACATGACCTTTCTCCAGCGGGTGAAGAACATGCTCTATGACCTCCCCAATTTCTTCCTCTGCGATGTTGTCTTCCAACCTTATGCAGAACTGGCTTCAGAGTTCCTCAAGCAGGAGGTGACCGTGCCAGATCTCCTGCGCCAGGCTTCCATTTGGCTCATGAAGCTGGACTTTGTCTTGCACTTCCCAAAACCCTTGATGCCCAACATGGTTTTGATTAGTGGAGTAAATTGTGCTTACAAGAAACTAAATCAGGTGGGTCAtgctctgctttctcttcttgTTCTTGCAGGCTTTAGAAATCTCTGGGAAGCTGAAACTCAGCTTTCATTACAAAGGAGGATTTCAAACTGCTGGTGCTTTGCAGGGAGGTGCTGGTTCTGGTTTGTGTGA
- the LOC132338599 gene encoding UDP-glucuronosyltransferase 1A1-like, which translates to MAPGLSAAPPVVLLLLSLLGLAAAGKLLVVPVDGSHWLSMQEVVDMLRQKGHEVVVVAPEVSMHIKPSKNFVMKMYSGPITQEEMENDFKAFLHASLEEGYFLERFLKLYEHMKRLSNLAVSSCEHLLQNKELITYLEESKFDALFTDPVSPCGVILAEHLSLPSVYFLRGIPCGLDFEATQCPNPPSYVPRSFSQLTDHMTFFLC; encoded by the coding sequence ATGGCCCCGGGGCTCAGTGCTGCTCCACCAGTTGTGcttctgctcctgtccctgctgggtctggctgctgctgggaagctcCTGGTGGTGCCAGTGGACGGGAGCCACTGGCTCAGCATGCAGGAGGTGGTGGACATGCTGAGGCAGAAGGGACATGAGGTGGTCGTGGTGGCACCTGAAGTCTCCATGCACATCAAACCATCCAAAAACTTTGTGATGAAAATGTACTCAGGTCCCATCACACAGGAAGAGATGGAGAATGATTTCAAGGCGTTTCTACATGCTTCACTGGAAGAAGGATATTTTCTGGAAAGATTTCTTAAATTGTACGAACATATGAAAAGACTCAGTAATTTGGCAGTCAGCAGTTGTGAACATCTCCTGCAAAACAAAGAGCTCATCACATACCTTGAGGAGAGCAAGTTTGATGCACTTTTTACAGACCCTGTATCGCCTTGTGGGGTGATCCTGGCAGAgcacctttcccttccttctgtcTATTTCTTACGAGGAATCCCATGTGGGTTAGATTTTGAAGCCACTCAGTGTCCCAATCCTCCTTCCTACGTGCCCAGGTCATTTTCACAACTTACAGACCACATGACCTTTTTCTTGTGTTGA
- the LOC132338494 gene encoding UDP-glucuronosyltransferase 1A1-like, producing the protein MAPGLSAAPPAVLLLLSLLGLAAAGKLLVVPVDRSHWLSMRELLDMLQRKGHEVVVVAPEVSLHIKPSKTFVMKMYPVSFTQEELDTVFKGSVMDLFKGGPFLERVIRQYQQAKKTSALFLATCTHLIHNKELIRYLEESKFDAVLTDPVLPCGAILAEYLSLPSVYFLQQIPCGLEYQATQCPNPPSYVPRVFTDLTDHMTFLQRVKNMLYDLPNFFLCDVVFQPYAELASKFLKREVTVPDLLRQASIWLMKLDFVLHFPKPLMPNMVLISGVNCAYKKLNQVGHALLSLLVLAGFRNLWEAETQLSLQRRISNCWCFAGRCWFWFV; encoded by the coding sequence ATGGCCCCGGGGCTCAgtgctgctccaccagctgttcttctgctcctgtccctgctgggtctggctgctgctgggaagctcCTGGTGGTGCCAGTGGACAGGAGCCACTGGCTGAGCATGCGGGAGTtgctggacatgctccagcgGAAGGGACACGAGGTGGTCGTGGTGGCACCGGAGGTCTCCTTGCACATCAAACCATCAAAGACCTTTGTGATGAAAATGTATCCGGTCTCCTTCACTCAGGAAGAGCTGGATACAGTTTTCAAAGGATCAGTAATGGATTTATTTAAAGGAGGACCTTTTCTGGAAAGAGTTATTAGACAGTACCAACAGGCAAAGAAGACCTCTGCTCTGTTCCTGGCCACCTGCACACACTTAATCCACAACAAGGAGCTCATCAGGTACCTTGAGGAGAGCAAGTTTGATGCCGTCCTCACAGACCCTGTCCTCCCCTGTGGGGCAATACTGGCCGAGTATCTTTCCCTGCCTTCCGTGTATTTCCTGCAGCAAATTCCATGTGGTTTGGAGTATCAGGCCACCCAGTGCCCCAATCCCCCTTCCTATGTCCCCAGAGTATTTACAGACCTTACAGACCACATGACCTTTCTCCAGCGGGTGAAGAACATGCTCTATGACCTCCCCAATTTCTTCCTCTGCGATGTTGTCTTCCAACCTTATGCAGAACTGGCTTCGAAGTTCCTCAAGCGGGAGGTGACCGTGCCAGATCTCCTGCGCCAGGCTTCCATTTGGCTCATGAAGCTGGACTTTGTCTTGCACTTCCCAAAACCCTTGATGCCCAACATGGTTTTGATTAGTGGAGTAAATTGTGCTTACAAGAAACTAAATCAGGTGGGTCAtgctctgctttctcttcttgTTCTTGCAGGCTTTAGAAATCTCTGGGAAGCTGAAACTCAGCTTTCATTACAAAGGAGGATTTCAAACT